Part of the Pseudomonadota bacterium genome, GCGTTTCGGCCTGGAAAAGATTCGTCACAATCGGGCTTACACGGTTTCCGGGGGAGAACGCCGCCGGGTCGAAATTGCCCGGGCCCTGGTGCTGGAGCCTAAATTTATTCTTCTCGATGAACCTTTTGCCGGCATCGACCCGCTGGCCGTCAATGATATTCAGCGGATCATCGCCGAGCTTAAAGGCCAGGGCATCGGGGTGCTGATTTCCGATCATAATGTTCGTGAAACGCTTAAAATCTGTGACCACGCCTACATCATGGATCAGGGTGGCATTCTCGAAGAGGGTGATCCGCAAACCGTGATCGCCAGCCCCCGAGCCCGCAAGATTTATCTCGGTGATGATTTCCGCCTTTAAGTCCGGGACCTTGTTTTAGATTGTCTTCGCGCTCTATTTTCCCCTTGTATTTCCTCTCTCTCTTTACTATACTTCAAGGTACGATAATTGCTCATAAACGTTCCTTTTCAAGCTCGCGCGGTGGACCTTTTCTTTTTCTATGCCAATTTCTCTTAGCCAGAATATTCGCCTGACCCAGACGCATCAGTTGGCCCTGACCCCCCAGTTGCAACAGGCGATTAAACTCCTGCAATTGAACCAGGTGGAACTTCTGGAAATGGTCGGTCAGGAGATGGTCACCAATCCCGTTCTCGAGGAGCTGGGAGAACGGGGCCCGGAGGCTTTCGAGCAGGCGGAACAGCGTCAACACGAACAGGACGAACGTTTTTTGAGGGAAAGTCTTGATTCGGAAAGCCGGCCGGAAATGAAAGAAGCCCTGAAGGAAGCCGACTGGCAGCCGTATTTCGAGCAGCGCGGCATCGGCAGCAGCGGTCGGTCCGGTTTTGAAGGAGAGGAGCGGCCGGCCTGGGACTACAACCTGACTAAACCGGATACCTTGGTTGACTATCTTCTCTGGCAGTTGCAGTTGACCCCGGATTTCGATGTTCTGGATCAGCAGATCGGCGAGGACATCATCTACAGCCTTGATGACGACGGTTATCTGGAAACCACGGTTGCCGAGCTGGCGGCCCGGCTTTCCTGCTCCGAAGCCCGGGTCGAAAAGGTTTTGCGCCGAATTCAACAGTTTGATCCGGTTGGGGTCGCGGCGCGTTCGCTTGAGGAGTGTCTGCTTTGTCAGATGGAACATCTGGGCCTCGACACGGATTTGAATCGGCGGATTGTCGAGGATTATCTGGTCCAGCTGAAAACCAAGAATTATCGTAAAATTGCCCGTCACCTGCAGATTGATGAGGAGAAGGTGCTGGCGGCCGTGCGTTTGATTCTGACCCTTGATCCCAAGCCCGGAGCTCGTTATCAGTTGGGTCTCAGTCCGGTGGTGGTGCCCGAGGTCTTTGTCTATAAAAGGGATGGTCAGTTCGTGGTTTCCCTGAACGATGAACGTCTGCCCCGGCTTGCGGTCAACAGTTACTACCAGGAGGTCGCGGGGCGGCGCAACGAAGCCAATGCCATAACCCGCAACTACCTGACCGAAAAGATCAGGGCCGCGCAGTGGCTTATTAAAAGCATTGAACAACGGCAGAAAACCATATATAAAGTTATGGTCAGCATTGTTAAGTTTCAGTATGATTTCTTTGTTCGCGGGGCCCACCACCTTAAACCCCTGGTGTTGCGCGATGTGGCCGACGACATCGAGATGCATGAGTCGACGGTCAGCCGGGTGACGCAAGGCAAGTATGTGCAGACCCCGCACGGGGTTTTTGAGCTCAAATATTTTTTCAACAGCAGCATCAATCAGGGAGGCGGTGATATCGCCTCGGCCAGCGTCAAGCAGAAAATCGTCGAGTACATCAATCACGAGGATGCCGGCGCGCCTCTTAGCGATGATACCATCGTCAAATTGCTGGACAAGGAAAATAATATTCAGATCGCCCGGCGTACGGTGGCCAAATATCGAGGCCAGCTGGGGATTCTGGCCTCGAGTCAGCGCAAGAAAATTCTTTGATTTCAAGAAAGGTTCGGTTGTCATCGGGACATGGTGGGGCTGGAGTCAATGGGGGCCGGTTTCTTTTAACGAACACGGGAATTACGCCGGCCGATCGAATGTAATTGTCAACCAGGGTGGTTTGTCGGGGCTAAGCCCGGCGTCGACGGAAATTGTCGGGCGGGCCGCGAGCGCTTACTAATCGGAAGGGGGATGAATATGCAGGTAAACGTTGTCTTTCGTCACATGGATCAATCGGATTCGATCAGAGAATATGCTGAAGAAAAACTCTCTAAAATCAAAAAATATCTCGATGGTCCGCTGGATGTCAACGTTGTTCTTTCTGTCGAAAAGATTCGTCAGATCGTCGAAGTGACTTTTAACATCAATGGTTTTGTTGTCAAGGGCAAGGAAGAAGCCGATGATATGTATGCCGCGATTGATCTGGTGGCCAGTAAGATCAGCCGCCAGGTGCAACGTTATAAAAGTCGCCTGCGCCAGAAGAAAGGCTCTCCCACGCTTGACGAAAGCATGCAGACCAGTGTCGCCGTTGATGTTCTGAGTGTCGACCATGATATTGAGGATTCGACGCCGGTGATTATTAAGAAGAGCAATCTCGTGGTTAAGCCGATGACTGCTGATGAGGCCATCATGCAGCTGAATCTGATGAATCATAACTTTCACGTTTTCCGTGATGAATCGACGGATCGGATCAATGTCGTTTATCGGCGTGAAGACGGGCACTTCGGGTTGATTGAGCCCCAATAGAAAGATGAAAATAACCGATTATTTGACTCCGGCCCTGGTGGTCTCCGACCTTGAAGCCTCCGACAAGGACGAGGTCCTGAGAGCCCTCGCGACCGCCGTGGCCGGAGTCTTTCCGGAGTTGCCGGTGGCCAGGGTGCTGGCTGTGCTCAAGGAGCGTGAGTCCTTGGGGAGTACCGGGATTGGAAGTGGGATCGCGATTCCTCATGGCAAACTGGGCGAACTGGAGAAGATTGTTGTCCTCTTTGCCCGTAGTCGCAGAGGTATCCGCTTTGCTGCGGTTGATGGCGAACCGGTCCATCTTTTTTTCATGCTGCTGGCTCCGGAGGACTCAGCCGGCGGCCATTTGCGGACCCTGGCCCGAATTTCGCGCTTGCTGAGAGACCGGGATTTCTGCGCACAACTTCTGCGGGCTGATGATGCTCCGACGTTGTTTGCCCTGATTCGTGAAGCCGATGAACGTGGTTGAGCCTGCCGCCGAGTCTCATTTCACGGTGGCCGATCTGCTCAGTGAAGAGGCCTCGGTGCTGGGTCTGAGTCTGTTGACTCAGGATGTTTCTCTGGCCCGGGCGATCACTAATTACCGGATTCAGAAACATGGCCTGGCTTTTGCCGGTTTTACCCGTTATTTTGAGCCGGAACGGGTTCAATTGGTGGGCGCTGCGGAGGTGGCCTATCTCGAAACCTTAAGCGATGATGAACGTTCCGCGGTCCTTCTTCGCCTCTGTGAGTTACACCCGGTTTGTCTGATCGTTACCCGGTCCTGTCCTCCGCCTTGTGATCTTCTGGAGAAATGCCGCCGCTTCGGTATTCCCCTGCTTCAGACCTCGCTTTCGGCCGCCGTTTTTTTTGACGCGATTAATCGATATCTTGAAAACTTGATCAATGCGCAAACCACTCTCCACGGGGTCCTGCTCGATATCTACAGTACGGGGGTGCTGCTGATCGGTAAAAGCGGCATCGGCAAGAGCGAGGTCGCGCTTGACCTGCTACAGCGGGGCCATCGCCTGGTTGCCGATGATGTGGTGATCGTGCGTTTCCGACCTCCCGGCAGCGTCGTGGGAGAAGCCAATGCTATCCTTAAATTCCATATGGAAATCAGGGGACTCGGGATTATTAATATCGAGGATATTTTCGGGATTACGGCCGTACGTGAACATCAGCAAGTGGATCTCGTGATTGAGCTTGTCGCCTGGGATGATTATGACGGCGGAAAACGCCTGAATCTTGATTCCGAAAGCATGCCGATTCTCGGGGTCAATATTCCGAAAGCAACGATCCCGGTCAGCCCTGGCCGTAATCTGGTGACCATCGTTGAAGTCGCGGCCCATACCTTTCGTTTGCGCCGGCAGGGCAAAGAGACCGGTCAGGCCCTGCTCAACGACCTGGCCCGCCACTTGAAGGTGGAAGACTGATGCCCCCAACCCAGAACCACGACCTCGGGAAGCCGGCTTCGCTGGTGATCGTCACCGGACTTTCTGGGGCCGGCAAAAGCAGCGCCCTGAATGTCCTTGAAGACATCGGTTATTTTTGCATCGATAATCTGCCGGTCGCTTTCCTGCCCAAATTTCTTGAACTTTCCGGTAACTTTTCACCAACGATCAAAGGTATCGCCCTGGTCATGGATCTGCGCGAAAAGCATTTCCTGAAAGTTTTTCCCGGGCTTTACCGCAGGATCAGAAAAGCGGGAATCGAGCCGGAGTTGATCTTTCTTGAAGCCGATGATCAGACCCTGATCAAACGCTACAGTGAAACCCGCCGCAAACATCCGGTGGCGGTACCGGGTTCGGTGGCGACGGCAGTGGTTCGGGAACGGGAGCTGTTGCAGGAAATTCGCTCCCTGGCTACCTGTCGGGTGGATACCAGTAAGTTCACCATCCATCAGTTTAAAGACTATATTCGCAAAGTCGTCAGCCGCGGGGAGCTGCAGACCTCCGACCTCAATATCTCGCTGCTTTCCTTTGGCTTTCGCAACGGTCTGCCTCTGGAGGCCGATATCGTCATGGATGTGCGTTTTCTTCCCAATCCCTATTTTATTGACGAGCTCAAAAAGCAAAGCGGTCTTGAGTCCAAGGTCAGTGAGTTTGTTCTCGGTCACGCGGTCAGTCGGGCTTTTACCGAAAATTTCCTGAATTTATTGAAAATGCTGATTCCTGAATACGTCAGGGAAGGCAAAAGTTATTTGACGGTGGCGATTGGTTGCACCGGGGGCTGCCATCGTTCGGTTGCCATCGTTGAAGAAATTGGTCGCTGTCTGCGCGAAGCCGGCCACGAAATCGCCCTCCTGCATCGGGATCTGAAGACCTGACCTACGCCTATGAATAGTATCACTGCCATCATTGTCACCCATCATACCCTGGCCGAACATCTGATCGCGACGGCTGCGTTCATCGCCGGTCCGAACGAAAACCTGATCGGTATCAGTATCTCGCAAAATGACGATATCGAGGCCGTGCGCCGGCGCTTGCAGGACATGATCAAAAAGTATCGCAAGGCCGGGCGCAAGGTTTTGATTCTGACCGATATGTTCGGAGGAACGCCGTCAAATATCTGTCTCGCCCTTTATGAACCTGGCGAGGTCGAGATCGTCTCCGGGGTCAACCTTCCGATCCTTCTGAAGCTGTCCAGCGATATCAAGGGTGAAGGCAAGGGCATCAGGGAAATCGCCGCGGAAATCACGGAGTATGGTCGAAAGAATATTTTTACCGCGGCCGAGTTTCTCGATCTATGAGAACCGTTCTCTATCGGGTGGATGACCGCCTGATCCATGGTCAGATTGTCGCGGCCTGGGTTCCCTATACCCGGGCAACCCGGATTGTGGTTGCCGATAACCAGCTTCCGGCTAATTTGTTGCAGTCCCGGATTATCCGCCTTGCGGCCCCGCCTAAGTTACGGGTCGAGATTTTGTCGGTGCGTCAAGCCGCCTCGCTGATCGGTCAGCAGCGTTCCGGACCAGGTTTGCAGACTATTATGCTTTTTGCCGGATTGGAAGCCGTGGTTCAGGCTCTGGACGAGGGACTTTTTCTGACCGAGTTAAACCTGGGCAACCTTCGGCAGGCTCCCGGCAAACTGCAGATCGCCGAATCAATTTCCCTGAGCCGGGCTGAGATCGGTTGTCTGCAGAAACTGGAAAAAGAGGGACTTAAGATTACGATTCAGCCGGTGCCGAGTTCCCCTGAAGTCGATGTTTTCGCGCTCTTGCGGCGCAAGGGCTTGTAAAGTTTGCAGGAAATGGGCGTTTCCCTTTTTATCTGGTCTGTCATCAAGGTTGCGTTGCTGGGTTCCCTGGCGGCCCTGGACCGGACTGCGGCTTTGCAGCTGATGTTGTCGCGTCCGCTGGTTGCCGCTCTCTGGGCCGGCTGGCTGGCCGGTAACTGGGAAATCGGACTTTTGCTCGGGGCTTGTCTGGAGCTTTATTTCCTGCCTGAGATTCCGGTCGGAACCAATATCCCGACCGATGACACACTTCTGGCGATTGCCGCCGGCGGCGCCGCCGCAACCATCAGCCAGACCCCGGCCGGGGCCGGGCTGAATCCCGGCAGCCTGGTGTTTCTCGCGCTGTTGACGGTGTTGCCCTGGGCGCCGTTAACCCGCTGTCTGGATGGCTGGGTGCGGTCCGGAAACAGCGGTCTGATTGATGAAGTCGAGACGCGCCTGCTGGCCGGTGAGAAGGCGTCGGCCCTCAACTTCCATCTTCATGGAATGTTTAATTTTTATGGGGCCGCCGTGGTCGCGGTGGGGAGCATGATGGCTCTGGCGCTGCTGTTGCTGCCGGTTTTGGTCTGGTTGTTGCCGGTCTGGCTGTATCCTTGGTCCGATCGTCTGCTGTTGATTTTTCCCCTGGCAGGAGCGGCCGGTTTACTGGGTAATATGAATCGTAAGACGCAGTTGACGGTGTTTGCCGGGACCGTCGTGCTGCTGCTTTTCTTTGTTGTCTGAGGCAAAATGGAAGGTAACTCATCAGCCGGCCCGGAAAGTCTGGGGACGCAGTCCCGAATCCCTGCAGAGAGCAGGTCAGGTTTCCGATGTTCTTGATGTTCGCGCCAGACCGGCTGAAATCAACGACGCTGAATGGTTACGATTACAGATTGGTTTCGAGCGGGTCCGGATTGCGAATTTGCCGAGGTAAACCCTGGTTATGAAATTGCGACTTGAACAGCGTATTTTTCTCCGTAGTCTCTGTTGGCAGACATCGTGGAATTTTGCCGGGATGCAGTGCTTGGGGCTGGCGTACGCCATTTATCCGCTGCTTGAGAATCGTTATGGTCACGATCGCGAGCTGCTGATCCGGAGAGTGCGTCGTTATTTGGTCTGCTTCAACACCAATCCCTATCTGGGGGCGGCCATTCTCGGTTTCCTGGCGCATATGGAAGGTCAGGGTGAGGAGATGGGGGATCAGGGACTGGCTTTGAGTGGTAGCCTTGCGGGACTCTACGGGGCCGTCGGGGATGCTTTTTTCTGGAACGGGCTCAAACCGATGGTTTGCACCCTGGCGGTGCTCTTGTATTTTCTGGCACCCGGTCTGCTGGCGCCGCTCTTTCTGATCCTGATCTACAATGTGGTGCATCTCGGGCTGCGCTATGCGGTGTTTCTCCACGGTCTGCATCGCGGCATCGGGGTTATCGAGGTTATCGACGGTTGGCATCTGCCGCGGCTTCGTAATGCCATGGAAGTCCTGACTTCCGCCGGGCTGGCCGTAATTGTCTATCTGCTGGCTATCCACTTCGGCTTTGTTCGGGTTACAGCCCCTTTTCTGTTGTTCCTGCTGTTGTTGAGCGGGTTTTACTGGTGGCGGAAAAAAAACAGCGGCATGGGCTGTCGCCTGCGGGAAATTATTCCGGTCGGCGCCTTGTTTGTCCTGGCCGCCATCCTGCTGGATGGCGTTAATTAAAAAAATAAAATCCTCAATTGCTGAATGACATGTTGAAAAAAGAATTCAAAATAGTTAATAGGTTGGGGCTGCATGCGCGGGCGGCGGCGGCCCTGGTGCAGCTGGCCGGCAAGTTCTCTTCGGAAATCACGCTCCGCAAGGAAAAATTGTCAATCAATTGTAAAAGTATCATGGGGGTTCTGATGCTGGCGGCGGCTTGCGGCAGCACGATTGTCGTCGAGGTTGCCGGCGTGGATGAGAGCGAGGCTTTGCAGGCGGTGGGAACTTTGATCGAGGATGGCTTTGGCGAACTTCAAAGGAACTGAAAAAGTGAGCGACCGCAGACTCCATGGTTTAAGCTGCATGATCAGCGGGGTGGGGGCTTCGCCGGGAATCACGATCGGTCGGGCCTTTCTTCTTGACCGCGGGAAACTCAAACCTCGCTGC contains:
- a CDS encoding PTS mannose/fructose/sorbose transporter subunit IIB produces the protein MRTVLYRVDDRLIHGQIVAAWVPYTRATRIVVADNQLPANLLQSRIIRLAAPPKLRVEILSVRQAASLIGQQRSGPGLQTIMLFAGLEAVVQALDEGLFLTELNLGNLRQAPGKLQIAESISLSRAEIGCLQKLEKEGLKITIQPVPSSPEVDVFALLRRKGL
- a CDS encoding PTS fructose transporter subunit IIA, coding for MNSITAIIVTHHTLAEHLIATAAFIAGPNENLIGISISQNDDIEAVRRRLQDMIKKYRKAGRKVLILTDMFGGTPSNICLALYEPGEVEIVSGVNLPILLKLSSDIKGEGKGIREIAAEITEYGRKNIFTAAEFLDL
- the rpoN gene encoding RNA polymerase sigma-54 factor — translated: MPISLSQNIRLTQTHQLALTPQLQQAIKLLQLNQVELLEMVGQEMVTNPVLEELGERGPEAFEQAEQRQHEQDERFLRESLDSESRPEMKEALKEADWQPYFEQRGIGSSGRSGFEGEERPAWDYNLTKPDTLVDYLLWQLQLTPDFDVLDQQIGEDIIYSLDDDGYLETTVAELAARLSCSEARVEKVLRRIQQFDPVGVAARSLEECLLCQMEHLGLDTDLNRRIVEDYLVQLKTKNYRKIARHLQIDEEKVLAAVRLILTLDPKPGARYQLGLSPVVVPEVFVYKRDGQFVVSLNDERLPRLAVNSYYQEVAGRRNEANAITRNYLTEKIRAAQWLIKSIEQRQKTIYKVMVSIVKFQYDFFVRGAHHLKPLVLRDVADDIEMHESTVSRVTQGKYVQTPHGVFELKYFFNSSINQGGGDIASASVKQKIVEYINHEDAGAPLSDDTIVKLLDKENNIQIARRTVAKYRGQLGILASSQRKKIL
- a CDS encoding PTS mannose transporter subunit IIA, with amino-acid sequence MKLRLEQRIFLRSLCWQTSWNFAGMQCLGLAYAIYPLLENRYGHDRELLIRRVRRYLVCFNTNPYLGAAILGFLAHMEGQGEEMGDQGLALSGSLAGLYGAVGDAFFWNGLKPMVCTLAVLLYFLAPGLLAPLFLILIYNVVHLGLRYAVFLHGLHRGIGVIEVIDGWHLPRLRNAMEVLTSAGLAVIVYLLAIHFGFVRVTAPFLLFLLLLSGFYWWRKKNSGMGCRLREIIPVGALFVLAAILLDGVN
- the raiA gene encoding ribosome-associated translation inhibitor RaiA — its product is MNMQVNVVFRHMDQSDSIREYAEEKLSKIKKYLDGPLDVNVVLSVEKIRQIVEVTFNINGFVVKGKEEADDMYAAIDLVASKISRQVQRYKSRLRQKKGSPTLDESMQTSVAVDVLSVDHDIEDSTPVIIKKSNLVVKPMTADEAIMQLNLMNHNFHVFRDESTDRINVVYRREDGHFGLIEPQ
- a CDS encoding PTS sugar transporter subunit IIA, with the protein product MKITDYLTPALVVSDLEASDKDEVLRALATAVAGVFPELPVARVLAVLKERESLGSTGIGSGIAIPHGKLGELEKIVVLFARSRRGIRFAAVDGEPVHLFFMLLAPEDSAGGHLRTLARISRLLRDRDFCAQLLRADDAPTLFALIREADERG
- a CDS encoding HPr family phosphocarrier protein — encoded protein: MLKKEFKIVNRLGLHARAAAALVQLAGKFSSEITLRKEKLSINCKSIMGVLMLAAACGSTIVVEVAGVDESEALQAVGTLIEDGFGELQRN
- the rapZ gene encoding RNase adapter RapZ, which translates into the protein MPPTQNHDLGKPASLVIVTGLSGAGKSSALNVLEDIGYFCIDNLPVAFLPKFLELSGNFSPTIKGIALVMDLREKHFLKVFPGLYRRIRKAGIEPELIFLEADDQTLIKRYSETRRKHPVAVPGSVATAVVRERELLQEIRSLATCRVDTSKFTIHQFKDYIRKVVSRGELQTSDLNISLLSFGFRNGLPLEADIVMDVRFLPNPYFIDELKKQSGLESKVSEFVLGHAVSRAFTENFLNLLKMLIPEYVREGKSYLTVAIGCTGGCHRSVAIVEEIGRCLREAGHEIALLHRDLKT
- the hprK gene encoding HPr(Ser) kinase/phosphatase, whose product is MNVVEPAAESHFTVADLLSEEASVLGLSLLTQDVSLARAITNYRIQKHGLAFAGFTRYFEPERVQLVGAAEVAYLETLSDDERSAVLLRLCELHPVCLIVTRSCPPPCDLLEKCRRFGIPLLQTSLSAAVFFDAINRYLENLINAQTTLHGVLLDIYSTGVLLIGKSGIGKSEVALDLLQRGHRLVADDVVIVRFRPPGSVVGEANAILKFHMEIRGLGIINIEDIFGITAVREHQQVDLVIELVAWDDYDGGKRLNLDSESMPILGVNIPKATIPVSPGRNLVTIVEVAAHTFRLRRQGKETGQALLNDLARHLKVED